The Haemorhous mexicanus isolate bHaeMex1 chromosome 8, bHaeMex1.pri, whole genome shotgun sequence genome includes a window with the following:
- the CCNT2 gene encoding cyclin-T2 isoform X8 has protein sequence MATNSLHLTTFCLQYKPTVIACVCIHLACKWSNWEIPVSTDGKHWWEYVDPSVTLELLDELTHEFLQILEKTPSRLKRIRNWRANQAAKKPKGDGQVSENSLLGSSLVQNSILVDTVTGVAANTSFQKPSTSFPAPVPLTSGSISVPDSHAPENLAILATGMPGTSYSLASHQEWPQHQEQARTEQIYSQKQETLPASQYNMNFQAGTSVQLHSGVHHRPDKLAEHSTVKQEYSHKSANKHHGQVPAPVIIPQKMSLDKYREKRKLETLELDVREHYVATPGEQQHKKHLQPQAASSVTSPIKMKIPIANAEKPEKHLSDKKEKGGSLKLRIPIPPTEKGASKEELKMKIKVSSSERHSSSDEGSGKSKHSSPHVSKEHKDKHKEHSLNRHHGVGHKHSHSHGGGAGGSSKHSTDGVTPSVLRSPVGLSSDGNSSSSGSSRKKLHSNDASHNHHSKMSKSSKSSGSSSSSCSVKQYVSSHNSVFNLPLPPPPPVTYQVGYGHLSTLVKLDKKPVENGPDAHPQYSTNSQHMDYKDTFDMLDSLLSAQGMNM, from the exons ATGGCTACCAACAG CCTTCACCTTACCACATTCTGTCTTCAGTACAAGCCCACAGTGATAGCATGTGTGTGCATTCACTTGGCCTGCAAGTGGTCCAACTGGGAGATTCCAGTATCAACTGATGGAAAACACTGGTGGGAATATGTAGATCCCTCAGTTACTCTAGAACTGCTAGATG AGTTAACTCATGAGTTTCTGCAGATACTGGAGAAAACACCTAGCAGGCTCAAGAGAATTAGAAACTGGCGG GCTAATCAGGCAGCTAAGAAACCTAAAGGTGATGGACAGGTATCTGAGAACTCGCTTCTTGGTTCATCTTTGGTCCAGAATTCCATTTTGGTGGATACAGTTACTGGTGTAGCTGCAAACACAAGTTTCCAGAAACCATCGACATCATTTCCTGCACCAGTACCTCTGACCTCAGGAAGTATTTCTGTTCCAGACAGTCATGCACCTGAAAATTTGGCAATATTAGCTACAGGAATGCCAGGTACCTCATACAGTTTGGCATCACACCAGGAATGGCCTCAGCACCAAGAACAAGCAAGGACAGAACAAATATATTCTCAGAAGCAGGAGACACTGCCTGCTAGTCAGTACAACATGAACTTCCAAGCAGGGACCTCCGTGCAGTTGCACTCCGGAGTACACCACAGAcctgacaaacttgctgagcaTTCTACTGTCAAACAAGAATATTCTCATAAGTCAGCAAACAAACACCATGGACAAGTTCCTGCTCCTGTAATAATTCCTCAAAAAATGTCTTTGGATAAATACAGAGAGAAGCGCAAACTAGAAACCCTGGAACTGGATGTCAGAGAACACTATGTAGCAACCCCAGGCGAGCAGCAGCATAAAAAGCACCTGCAGCCACAGGCGGCCAGTTCTGTTACATCtcccattaaaatgaaaattcctaTTGCAAATGCAGAGAAGCCTGAAAAACATTTGTCTGATAAGAAGGAGAAGGGTGGCTCGCTCAAACTCCGTATTCCAATTCCACCCACAGAAAAGGGTGCCAGTAAGGAggagctgaaaatgaaaatcaaggTTTCTTCCTCAGAAAGGCACAGCTCGTCGGACGAGGGCAGCGGCAAGAGCAAGCACTCGAGTCCCCACGTTAGCAAGGAGCATAAGGACAAACACAAAGAGCACTCTCTGAACCGCCACCACGGCGTGGGCCACAAGCACTCGCACTCGCACGGGGGTGGTGCCGGTGGCAGCAGTAAGCACAGCACTGACGGAGTGACGCCCTCTGTGCTGAGGAGTCCCGTGGGCCTGAGTAGCGACGGCAATTCCTCTAGTTCCGGCTCTTCGAGGAAGAAGTTGCACAGCAACGATGCTTCTCACAACCACCACTCCAAAATGAGCAAAAGTTCCAAAAGTTCAGGTAGTTCATCTAGTTCTTGCTCTGTTAAGCAGTATGTATCCTCTCACAACTCTGTTTTTAACCTTCCCTtaccccctcctccccctgtCACATACCAGGTGGGCTACGGACATCTCAGCACCCTCGTGAAACTGGACAAGAAACCAGTGGAGAACGGTCCTGATGCCCATCCCCAGTACAGTACAAACAGCCAGCATATGGACTACAAAGACACATTCGACATGCTGGATTCGCTGTTAAGTGCCCAAGGAATGAACATGTAG
- the CCNT2 gene encoding cyclin-T2 isoform X1, with protein sequence MAAAGAGCAGSAARGGGGSSAASRWFFSREQLENTPSRRCGVEADKELSYRQQAANLIQDMGQRLNVSQLTINTAIVYMHRFYMHHSFTKFNRNIMSPTALFLAAKVEEQPRKLEHVIKVANACLHPQEPQLDTKSDAYLQQAQELVILETIMLQTLGFEITIEHPHTDVVKCTQLVRVCSQPASGETWNLYPHLHLGKSSVTPFSVLEHSLLEVKMRSQGFLGLFSLLCRLSASKDLAQTSYFMATNSLHLTTFCLQYKPTVIACVCIHLACKWSNWEIPVSTDGKHWWEYVDPSVTLELLDELTHEFLQILEKTPSRLKRIRNWRANQAAKKPKGDGQVSENSLLGSSLVQNSILVDTVTGVAANTSFQKPSTSFPAPVPLTSGSISVPDSHAPENLAILATGMPGTSYSLASHQEWPQHQEQARTEQIYSQKQETLPASQYNMNFQAGTSVQLHSGVHHRPDKLAEHSTVKQEYSHKSANKHHGQVPAPVIIPQKMSLDKYREKRKLETLELDVREHYVATPGEQQHKKHLQPQAASSVTSPIKMKIPIANAEKPEKHLSDKKEKGGSLKLRIPIPPTEKGASKEELKMKIKVSSSERHSSSDEGSGKSKHSSPHVSKEHKDKHKEHSLNRHHGVGHKHSHSHGGGAGGSSKHSTDGVTPSVLRSPVGLSSDGNSSSSGSSRKKLHSNDASHNHHSKMSKSSKSSGSSSSSCSVKQYVSSHNSVFNLPLPPPPPVTYQVGYGHLSTLVKLDKKPVENGPDAHPQYSTNSQHMDYKDTFDMLDSLLSAQGMNM encoded by the exons aTGGCGGCGGCTGGCGCGGGCTGCGCGGGGTCCGcagcgcggggcggcggcggctcctcgGCCGCGTCGCGCTGGTTCTTCAGCCGCGAGCAGCTGGAGAACACGCCCTCGCGGCGCTGCGGCGTGGAGGCCGACAAGGAGCTCTCGTACCGGCAGCAGGCGGCCAACCTCATCCAAGACATGGGCCAGCGCCTCAACGT ATCTCAGCTTACCATAAATACTGCAATTGTTTACATGCACAGGTTTTATATGCATCATTCCTTCACAAAATTTAATCGAAAT ataaTGTCTCCCACGGCATTGTTTTTGGCTGCAAAAGTGGAAGAACAGCCACGGAAACTTGAACATGTTATTAAAGTAGCAAATGCCTGTCTTCATCCTCAAGAGCCACAGCTGGATACAAAGAGTGAT GCGTACCTTCAACAAGCCCAAGAGCTGGTTATACTTGAAACAATAATGCTTCAAACTTTAG GTTTTGAGATTACCATTGAACATCCACACACAGATGTTGTGAAATGTACACAGTTAGTGAGAG TCTGTTCTCAGCCTGCTTCTGGTGAAACTTGGAATCTGTATCCTCATCTCCATCTTGGGAAGTCTTCAGTCACTCCTTTCTCTGTGTTGGAACACAGCCTTTTGGAAGTGAAGATGAGATCTCAAGGATTTCTAGGATTGTTCTCGCTACTCTGCAGGTTATCAG cAAGCAAGGATTTGGCACAGACATCCTATTTCATGGCTACCAACAG CCTTCACCTTACCACATTCTGTCTTCAGTACAAGCCCACAGTGATAGCATGTGTGTGCATTCACTTGGCCTGCAAGTGGTCCAACTGGGAGATTCCAGTATCAACTGATGGAAAACACTGGTGGGAATATGTAGATCCCTCAGTTACTCTAGAACTGCTAGATG AGTTAACTCATGAGTTTCTGCAGATACTGGAGAAAACACCTAGCAGGCTCAAGAGAATTAGAAACTGGCGG GCTAATCAGGCAGCTAAGAAACCTAAAGGTGATGGACAGGTATCTGAGAACTCGCTTCTTGGTTCATCTTTGGTCCAGAATTCCATTTTGGTGGATACAGTTACTGGTGTAGCTGCAAACACAAGTTTCCAGAAACCATCGACATCATTTCCTGCACCAGTACCTCTGACCTCAGGAAGTATTTCTGTTCCAGACAGTCATGCACCTGAAAATTTGGCAATATTAGCTACAGGAATGCCAGGTACCTCATACAGTTTGGCATCACACCAGGAATGGCCTCAGCACCAAGAACAAGCAAGGACAGAACAAATATATTCTCAGAAGCAGGAGACACTGCCTGCTAGTCAGTACAACATGAACTTCCAAGCAGGGACCTCCGTGCAGTTGCACTCCGGAGTACACCACAGAcctgacaaacttgctgagcaTTCTACTGTCAAACAAGAATATTCTCATAAGTCAGCAAACAAACACCATGGACAAGTTCCTGCTCCTGTAATAATTCCTCAAAAAATGTCTTTGGATAAATACAGAGAGAAGCGCAAACTAGAAACCCTGGAACTGGATGTCAGAGAACACTATGTAGCAACCCCAGGCGAGCAGCAGCATAAAAAGCACCTGCAGCCACAGGCGGCCAGTTCTGTTACATCtcccattaaaatgaaaattcctaTTGCAAATGCAGAGAAGCCTGAAAAACATTTGTCTGATAAGAAGGAGAAGGGTGGCTCGCTCAAACTCCGTATTCCAATTCCACCCACAGAAAAGGGTGCCAGTAAGGAggagctgaaaatgaaaatcaaggTTTCTTCCTCAGAAAGGCACAGCTCGTCGGACGAGGGCAGCGGCAAGAGCAAGCACTCGAGTCCCCACGTTAGCAAGGAGCATAAGGACAAACACAAAGAGCACTCTCTGAACCGCCACCACGGCGTGGGCCACAAGCACTCGCACTCGCACGGGGGTGGTGCCGGTGGCAGCAGTAAGCACAGCACTGACGGAGTGACGCCCTCTGTGCTGAGGAGTCCCGTGGGCCTGAGTAGCGACGGCAATTCCTCTAGTTCCGGCTCTTCGAGGAAGAAGTTGCACAGCAACGATGCTTCTCACAACCACCACTCCAAAATGAGCAAAAGTTCCAAAAGTTCAGGTAGTTCATCTAGTTCTTGCTCTGTTAAGCAGTATGTATCCTCTCACAACTCTGTTTTTAACCTTCCCTtaccccctcctccccctgtCACATACCAGGTGGGCTACGGACATCTCAGCACCCTCGTGAAACTGGACAAGAAACCAGTGGAGAACGGTCCTGATGCCCATCCCCAGTACAGTACAAACAGCCAGCATATGGACTACAAAGACACATTCGACATGCTGGATTCGCTGTTAAGTGCCCAAGGAATGAACATGTAG
- the CCNT2 gene encoding cyclin-T2 isoform X2, translating to MAAAGAGCAGSAARGGGGSSAASRWFFSREQLENTPSRRCGVEADKELSYRQQAANLIQDMGQRLNVSQLTINTAIVYMHRFYMHHSFTKFNRNIMSPTALFLAAKVEEQPRKLEHVIKVANACLHPQEPQLDTKSDAYLQQAQELVILETIMLQTLGFEITIEHPHTDVVKCTQLVRASKDLAQTSYFMATNSLHLTTFCLQYKPTVIACVCIHLACKWSNWEIPVSTDGKHWWEYVDPSVTLELLDELTHEFLQILEKTPSRLKRIRNWRANQAAKKPKGDGQVSENSLLGSSLVQNSILVDTVTGVAANTSFQKPSTSFPAPVPLTSGSISVPDSHAPENLAILATGMPGTSYSLASHQEWPQHQEQARTEQIYSQKQETLPASQYNMNFQAGTSVQLHSGVHHRPDKLAEHSTVKQEYSHKSANKHHGQVPAPVIIPQKMSLDKYREKRKLETLELDVREHYVATPGEQQHKKHLQPQAASSVTSPIKMKIPIANAEKPEKHLSDKKEKGGSLKLRIPIPPTEKGASKEELKMKIKVSSSERHSSSDEGSGKSKHSSPHVSKEHKDKHKEHSLNRHHGVGHKHSHSHGGGAGGSSKHSTDGVTPSVLRSPVGLSSDGNSSSSGSSRKKLHSNDASHNHHSKMSKSSKSSGSSSSSCSVKQYVSSHNSVFNLPLPPPPPVTYQVGYGHLSTLVKLDKKPVENGPDAHPQYSTNSQHMDYKDTFDMLDSLLSAQGMNM from the exons aTGGCGGCGGCTGGCGCGGGCTGCGCGGGGTCCGcagcgcggggcggcggcggctcctcgGCCGCGTCGCGCTGGTTCTTCAGCCGCGAGCAGCTGGAGAACACGCCCTCGCGGCGCTGCGGCGTGGAGGCCGACAAGGAGCTCTCGTACCGGCAGCAGGCGGCCAACCTCATCCAAGACATGGGCCAGCGCCTCAACGT ATCTCAGCTTACCATAAATACTGCAATTGTTTACATGCACAGGTTTTATATGCATCATTCCTTCACAAAATTTAATCGAAAT ataaTGTCTCCCACGGCATTGTTTTTGGCTGCAAAAGTGGAAGAACAGCCACGGAAACTTGAACATGTTATTAAAGTAGCAAATGCCTGTCTTCATCCTCAAGAGCCACAGCTGGATACAAAGAGTGAT GCGTACCTTCAACAAGCCCAAGAGCTGGTTATACTTGAAACAATAATGCTTCAAACTTTAG GTTTTGAGATTACCATTGAACATCCACACACAGATGTTGTGAAATGTACACAGTTAGTGAGAG cAAGCAAGGATTTGGCACAGACATCCTATTTCATGGCTACCAACAG CCTTCACCTTACCACATTCTGTCTTCAGTACAAGCCCACAGTGATAGCATGTGTGTGCATTCACTTGGCCTGCAAGTGGTCCAACTGGGAGATTCCAGTATCAACTGATGGAAAACACTGGTGGGAATATGTAGATCCCTCAGTTACTCTAGAACTGCTAGATG AGTTAACTCATGAGTTTCTGCAGATACTGGAGAAAACACCTAGCAGGCTCAAGAGAATTAGAAACTGGCGG GCTAATCAGGCAGCTAAGAAACCTAAAGGTGATGGACAGGTATCTGAGAACTCGCTTCTTGGTTCATCTTTGGTCCAGAATTCCATTTTGGTGGATACAGTTACTGGTGTAGCTGCAAACACAAGTTTCCAGAAACCATCGACATCATTTCCTGCACCAGTACCTCTGACCTCAGGAAGTATTTCTGTTCCAGACAGTCATGCACCTGAAAATTTGGCAATATTAGCTACAGGAATGCCAGGTACCTCATACAGTTTGGCATCACACCAGGAATGGCCTCAGCACCAAGAACAAGCAAGGACAGAACAAATATATTCTCAGAAGCAGGAGACACTGCCTGCTAGTCAGTACAACATGAACTTCCAAGCAGGGACCTCCGTGCAGTTGCACTCCGGAGTACACCACAGAcctgacaaacttgctgagcaTTCTACTGTCAAACAAGAATATTCTCATAAGTCAGCAAACAAACACCATGGACAAGTTCCTGCTCCTGTAATAATTCCTCAAAAAATGTCTTTGGATAAATACAGAGAGAAGCGCAAACTAGAAACCCTGGAACTGGATGTCAGAGAACACTATGTAGCAACCCCAGGCGAGCAGCAGCATAAAAAGCACCTGCAGCCACAGGCGGCCAGTTCTGTTACATCtcccattaaaatgaaaattcctaTTGCAAATGCAGAGAAGCCTGAAAAACATTTGTCTGATAAGAAGGAGAAGGGTGGCTCGCTCAAACTCCGTATTCCAATTCCACCCACAGAAAAGGGTGCCAGTAAGGAggagctgaaaatgaaaatcaaggTTTCTTCCTCAGAAAGGCACAGCTCGTCGGACGAGGGCAGCGGCAAGAGCAAGCACTCGAGTCCCCACGTTAGCAAGGAGCATAAGGACAAACACAAAGAGCACTCTCTGAACCGCCACCACGGCGTGGGCCACAAGCACTCGCACTCGCACGGGGGTGGTGCCGGTGGCAGCAGTAAGCACAGCACTGACGGAGTGACGCCCTCTGTGCTGAGGAGTCCCGTGGGCCTGAGTAGCGACGGCAATTCCTCTAGTTCCGGCTCTTCGAGGAAGAAGTTGCACAGCAACGATGCTTCTCACAACCACCACTCCAAAATGAGCAAAAGTTCCAAAAGTTCAGGTAGTTCATCTAGTTCTTGCTCTGTTAAGCAGTATGTATCCTCTCACAACTCTGTTTTTAACCTTCCCTtaccccctcctccccctgtCACATACCAGGTGGGCTACGGACATCTCAGCACCCTCGTGAAACTGGACAAGAAACCAGTGGAGAACGGTCCTGATGCCCATCCCCAGTACAGTACAAACAGCCAGCATATGGACTACAAAGACACATTCGACATGCTGGATTCGCTGTTAAGTGCCCAAGGAATGAACATGTAG
- the CCNT2 gene encoding cyclin-T2 isoform X4, with the protein MAAAGAGCAGSAARGGGGSSAASRWFFSREQLENTPSRRCGVEADKELSYRQQAANLIQDMGQRLNVSQLTINTAIVYMHRFYMHHSFTKFNRNIMSPTALFLAAKVEEQPRKLEHVIKVANACLHPQEPQLDTKSDAYLQQAQELVILETIMLQTLGFEITIEHPHTDVVKCTQLVRVCSQPASGETWNLYPHLHLGKSSVTPFSVLEHSLLEVKMRSQGFLGLFSLLCRLSASKDLAQTSYFMATNSLHLTTFCLQYKPTVIACVCIHLACKWSNWEIPVSTDGKHWWEYVDPSVTLELLDELTHEFLQILEKTPSRLKRIRNWRANQAAKKPKGDGQVSENSLLGSSLVQNSILVDTVTGVAANTSFQKPSTSFPAPVPLTSGSISVPDSHAPENLAILATGMPGTSYSLASHQEWPQHQEQARTEQIYSQKQETLPASQYNMNFQAGTSVQLHSGVHHRPDKLAEHSTVKQEYSHKSANKHHGQVPAPVIIPQKMSLDKYREKRKLETLELDVREHYVATPGEQQHKKHLQPQAASSVTSPIKMKIPIANAEKPEKHLSDKKEKGGSLKLRIPIPPTEKGASKEELKMKIKVSSSERHSSSDEGSGKSKHSSPHVSKEHKDKHKEHSLNRHHGVGHKHSHSHGGGAGGSSKHSTDGVTPSVLRSPVGLSSDGNSSSSGSSRKKLHSNDASHNHHSKMSKSSKSSALLKTLP; encoded by the exons aTGGCGGCGGCTGGCGCGGGCTGCGCGGGGTCCGcagcgcggggcggcggcggctcctcgGCCGCGTCGCGCTGGTTCTTCAGCCGCGAGCAGCTGGAGAACACGCCCTCGCGGCGCTGCGGCGTGGAGGCCGACAAGGAGCTCTCGTACCGGCAGCAGGCGGCCAACCTCATCCAAGACATGGGCCAGCGCCTCAACGT ATCTCAGCTTACCATAAATACTGCAATTGTTTACATGCACAGGTTTTATATGCATCATTCCTTCACAAAATTTAATCGAAAT ataaTGTCTCCCACGGCATTGTTTTTGGCTGCAAAAGTGGAAGAACAGCCACGGAAACTTGAACATGTTATTAAAGTAGCAAATGCCTGTCTTCATCCTCAAGAGCCACAGCTGGATACAAAGAGTGAT GCGTACCTTCAACAAGCCCAAGAGCTGGTTATACTTGAAACAATAATGCTTCAAACTTTAG GTTTTGAGATTACCATTGAACATCCACACACAGATGTTGTGAAATGTACACAGTTAGTGAGAG TCTGTTCTCAGCCTGCTTCTGGTGAAACTTGGAATCTGTATCCTCATCTCCATCTTGGGAAGTCTTCAGTCACTCCTTTCTCTGTGTTGGAACACAGCCTTTTGGAAGTGAAGATGAGATCTCAAGGATTTCTAGGATTGTTCTCGCTACTCTGCAGGTTATCAG cAAGCAAGGATTTGGCACAGACATCCTATTTCATGGCTACCAACAG CCTTCACCTTACCACATTCTGTCTTCAGTACAAGCCCACAGTGATAGCATGTGTGTGCATTCACTTGGCCTGCAAGTGGTCCAACTGGGAGATTCCAGTATCAACTGATGGAAAACACTGGTGGGAATATGTAGATCCCTCAGTTACTCTAGAACTGCTAGATG AGTTAACTCATGAGTTTCTGCAGATACTGGAGAAAACACCTAGCAGGCTCAAGAGAATTAGAAACTGGCGG GCTAATCAGGCAGCTAAGAAACCTAAAGGTGATGGACAGGTATCTGAGAACTCGCTTCTTGGTTCATCTTTGGTCCAGAATTCCATTTTGGTGGATACAGTTACTGGTGTAGCTGCAAACACAAGTTTCCAGAAACCATCGACATCATTTCCTGCACCAGTACCTCTGACCTCAGGAAGTATTTCTGTTCCAGACAGTCATGCACCTGAAAATTTGGCAATATTAGCTACAGGAATGCCAGGTACCTCATACAGTTTGGCATCACACCAGGAATGGCCTCAGCACCAAGAACAAGCAAGGACAGAACAAATATATTCTCAGAAGCAGGAGACACTGCCTGCTAGTCAGTACAACATGAACTTCCAAGCAGGGACCTCCGTGCAGTTGCACTCCGGAGTACACCACAGAcctgacaaacttgctgagcaTTCTACTGTCAAACAAGAATATTCTCATAAGTCAGCAAACAAACACCATGGACAAGTTCCTGCTCCTGTAATAATTCCTCAAAAAATGTCTTTGGATAAATACAGAGAGAAGCGCAAACTAGAAACCCTGGAACTGGATGTCAGAGAACACTATGTAGCAACCCCAGGCGAGCAGCAGCATAAAAAGCACCTGCAGCCACAGGCGGCCAGTTCTGTTACATCtcccattaaaatgaaaattcctaTTGCAAATGCAGAGAAGCCTGAAAAACATTTGTCTGATAAGAAGGAGAAGGGTGGCTCGCTCAAACTCCGTATTCCAATTCCACCCACAGAAAAGGGTGCCAGTAAGGAggagctgaaaatgaaaatcaaggTTTCTTCCTCAGAAAGGCACAGCTCGTCGGACGAGGGCAGCGGCAAGAGCAAGCACTCGAGTCCCCACGTTAGCAAGGAGCATAAGGACAAACACAAAGAGCACTCTCTGAACCGCCACCACGGCGTGGGCCACAAGCACTCGCACTCGCACGGGGGTGGTGCCGGTGGCAGCAGTAAGCACAGCACTGACGGAGTGACGCCCTCTGTGCTGAGGAGTCCCGTGGGCCTGAGTAGCGACGGCAATTCCTCTAGTTCCGGCTCTTCGAGGAAGAAGTTGCACAGCAACGATGCTTCTCACAACCACCACTCCAAAATGAGCAAAAGTTCCAAAAGTTCAG CTTTGTTGAAGACTCTACCTTAA
- the CCNT2 gene encoding cyclin-T2 isoform X7: MYTVSERSVTFNHFSSKDLAQTSYFMATNSLHLTTFCLQYKPTVIACVCIHLACKWSNWEIPVSTDGKHWWEYVDPSVTLELLDELTHEFLQILEKTPSRLKRIRNWRANQAAKKPKGDGQVSENSLLGSSLVQNSILVDTVTGVAANTSFQKPSTSFPAPVPLTSGSISVPDSHAPENLAILATGMPGTSYSLASHQEWPQHQEQARTEQIYSQKQETLPASQYNMNFQAGTSVQLHSGVHHRPDKLAEHSTVKQEYSHKSANKHHGQVPAPVIIPQKMSLDKYREKRKLETLELDVREHYVATPGEQQHKKHLQPQAASSVTSPIKMKIPIANAEKPEKHLSDKKEKGGSLKLRIPIPPTEKGASKEELKMKIKVSSSERHSSSDEGSGKSKHSSPHVSKEHKDKHKEHSLNRHHGVGHKHSHSHGGGAGGSSKHSTDGVTPSVLRSPVGLSSDGNSSSSGSSRKKLHSNDASHNHHSKMSKSSKSSGSSSSSCSVKQYVSSHNSVFNLPLPPPPPVTYQVGYGHLSTLVKLDKKPVENGPDAHPQYSTNSQHMDYKDTFDMLDSLLSAQGMNM; encoded by the exons ATGTACACAGTTAGTGAGAGGTCAGTGACTTTTAACCACTTCT cAAGCAAGGATTTGGCACAGACATCCTATTTCATGGCTACCAACAG CCTTCACCTTACCACATTCTGTCTTCAGTACAAGCCCACAGTGATAGCATGTGTGTGCATTCACTTGGCCTGCAAGTGGTCCAACTGGGAGATTCCAGTATCAACTGATGGAAAACACTGGTGGGAATATGTAGATCCCTCAGTTACTCTAGAACTGCTAGATG AGTTAACTCATGAGTTTCTGCAGATACTGGAGAAAACACCTAGCAGGCTCAAGAGAATTAGAAACTGGCGG GCTAATCAGGCAGCTAAGAAACCTAAAGGTGATGGACAGGTATCTGAGAACTCGCTTCTTGGTTCATCTTTGGTCCAGAATTCCATTTTGGTGGATACAGTTACTGGTGTAGCTGCAAACACAAGTTTCCAGAAACCATCGACATCATTTCCTGCACCAGTACCTCTGACCTCAGGAAGTATTTCTGTTCCAGACAGTCATGCACCTGAAAATTTGGCAATATTAGCTACAGGAATGCCAGGTACCTCATACAGTTTGGCATCACACCAGGAATGGCCTCAGCACCAAGAACAAGCAAGGACAGAACAAATATATTCTCAGAAGCAGGAGACACTGCCTGCTAGTCAGTACAACATGAACTTCCAAGCAGGGACCTCCGTGCAGTTGCACTCCGGAGTACACCACAGAcctgacaaacttgctgagcaTTCTACTGTCAAACAAGAATATTCTCATAAGTCAGCAAACAAACACCATGGACAAGTTCCTGCTCCTGTAATAATTCCTCAAAAAATGTCTTTGGATAAATACAGAGAGAAGCGCAAACTAGAAACCCTGGAACTGGATGTCAGAGAACACTATGTAGCAACCCCAGGCGAGCAGCAGCATAAAAAGCACCTGCAGCCACAGGCGGCCAGTTCTGTTACATCtcccattaaaatgaaaattcctaTTGCAAATGCAGAGAAGCCTGAAAAACATTTGTCTGATAAGAAGGAGAAGGGTGGCTCGCTCAAACTCCGTATTCCAATTCCACCCACAGAAAAGGGTGCCAGTAAGGAggagctgaaaatgaaaatcaaggTTTCTTCCTCAGAAAGGCACAGCTCGTCGGACGAGGGCAGCGGCAAGAGCAAGCACTCGAGTCCCCACGTTAGCAAGGAGCATAAGGACAAACACAAAGAGCACTCTCTGAACCGCCACCACGGCGTGGGCCACAAGCACTCGCACTCGCACGGGGGTGGTGCCGGTGGCAGCAGTAAGCACAGCACTGACGGAGTGACGCCCTCTGTGCTGAGGAGTCCCGTGGGCCTGAGTAGCGACGGCAATTCCTCTAGTTCCGGCTCTTCGAGGAAGAAGTTGCACAGCAACGATGCTTCTCACAACCACCACTCCAAAATGAGCAAAAGTTCCAAAAGTTCAGGTAGTTCATCTAGTTCTTGCTCTGTTAAGCAGTATGTATCCTCTCACAACTCTGTTTTTAACCTTCCCTtaccccctcctccccctgtCACATACCAGGTGGGCTACGGACATCTCAGCACCCTCGTGAAACTGGACAAGAAACCAGTGGAGAACGGTCCTGATGCCCATCCCCAGTACAGTACAAACAGCCAGCATATGGACTACAAAGACACATTCGACATGCTGGATTCGCTGTTAAGTGCCCAAGGAATGAACATGTAG